Proteins encoded together in one Impatiens glandulifera chromosome 1, dImpGla2.1, whole genome shotgun sequence window:
- the LOC124935486 gene encoding protein ASYMMETRIC LEAVES 2, whose amino-acid sequence MSSSSSTSSPCAACKFLRRKCQPECVFAPYFPPDQPQKFANVHKVFGASNVTKLLNELHPHQREDAVNSLAYEADMRLRDPVYGCVGVISLLQHQLRQLQIDLSCAKSELSKYQSLSNYGINPFNSGGANSNNNNNNYHHHQFFPSNNISSQYQQQPQQQQQVVDYLRTPTANNNNSNNNNNYDQIIGLHGHHQFQQSLPRGLTGDDRRTTVDP is encoded by the coding sequence atgtcttcttcctcatcaaccAGCTCCCCCTGCGCCGCATGCAAATTCCTCCGCCGAAAATGCCAGCCAGAGTGCGTTTTCGCGCCCTATTTCCCTCCCGACCAGCCACAAAAATTTGCAAACGTTCACAAAGTGTTCGGAGCTAGCAACGTTACAAAGCTTCTCAACGAACTTCATCCCCACCAACGGGAAGACGCCGTGAACTCGCTAGCATACGAAGCCGACATGCGTCTCCGCGACCCAGTCTACGGTTGTGTCGGAGTAATCTCTCTCCTCCAACACCAGCTCCGACAGCTCCAGATCGATCTATCATGTGCCAAATCGGAACTATCCAAGTATCAATCACTCAGTAATTACGGGATCAACCCTTTCAACAGCGGCGGTGccaatagtaataataataataataattatcatcatcatcagttCTTTCCAAGTAATAACATCAGCAGCCAGTATCAACAACAgccacaacaacaacaacaagtgGTTGATTACTTAAGAACACCGACCGCAAACAACAacaatagtaataataataataactacgACCAAATCATCGGTTTACATGGGCATCATCAGTTTCAACAATCTTTACCTAGAGGATTGACCGGTGATGACAGGAGGACAACCGTTGATCCTTAG